The following proteins are co-located in the Fusobacterium perfoetens genome:
- a CDS encoding ABC transporter ATP-binding protein — MNKILELKNINKTYKGTSETLHILKDLDLVINEGEFVSIIGKSGSGKSTLLNVIGLLDSIDEGEIYIHGEKVDRTNHQKIDLLKNRDIGFVFQFHYLLPEFTALENVMLPALLNNFNDKKNIEEKAKKILDSVGLKERYNHKPNQLSGGEKQRVAIARALINDPKIILADEPTGNLDEETSNEIHNLFRKINRENNQTIIVVTHSRELANITDKRYSVKNGKLFLEN, encoded by the coding sequence ATGAATAAAATTTTGGAACTAAAAAATATAAATAAAACTTATAAAGGAACTAGCGAGACTTTACATATTTTAAAAGATTTAGATTTAGTTATCAATGAGGGAGAGTTTGTTTCTATCATTGGTAAATCTGGTTCTGGAAAATCTACCCTTTTAAATGTTATTGGACTTTTGGACTCTATTGATGAGGGAGAAATTTATATTCACGGAGAAAAAGTTGATAGAACTAACCATCAAAAAATAGACTTACTAAAAAATAGGGATATTGGATTTGTTTTCCAATTTCACTATCTTTTACCAGAGTTCACAGCTTTAGAAAATGTAATGTTACCTGCTCTTTTAAATAATTTTAATGACAAAAAAAATATTGAAGAAAAAGCTAAAAAGATTTTGGACAGCGTTGGCTTAAAAGAAAGATATAACCACAAACCAAACCAACTTTCTGGAGGAGAAAAACAAAGAGTTGCAATAGCTAGAGCTTTGATAAATGACCCAAAAATAATTTTGGCTGACGAGCCTACAGGAAATCTTGACGAGGAAACAAGTAATGAAATCCATAATCTTTTTAGAAAAATAAACAGAGAAAATAATCAAACTATTATTGTAGTTACTCACTCAAGAGAACTTGCAAATATTACTGATAAAAGATATTCTGTAAAAAATGGAAAATTATTTTTAGAAAATTAA
- the hpf gene encoding ribosome hibernation-promoting factor, HPF/YfiA family produces MRISVNGRHLVVTDPINDYTVKRVEKLDKYFDRISEIVVTLSAVKLRKGPSHTAEMRAHLNSTVLKAVATESDLYVAIDKATSILEGQIKKYKEKLRDNNDVVSQRVFKFDPTSNTVSTEATKQIVKVSMESKPMTLEEAILQMETLGKDFYIFNNEETQEMNVVYKKRDGNYAHVEPAEE; encoded by the coding sequence ATGAGAATATCAGTAAACGGAAGACATTTAGTTGTAACAGACCCTATTAACGATTATACTGTAAAGAGAGTTGAAAAATTAGACAAATATTTTGACCGTATAAGCGAAATAGTAGTAACTCTATCAGCAGTAAAATTAAGAAAAGGACCTTCACACACAGCAGAAATGAGAGCTCACTTAAACTCAACTGTATTAAAAGCTGTGGCTACTGAATCTGACCTTTATGTTGCAATAGATAAAGCTACAAGTATATTAGAAGGACAAATTAAAAAATATAAAGAAAAATTAAGAGATAATAATGATGTAGTTTCTCAAAGAGTTTTCAAATTTGACCCTACATCTAATACAGTTTCTACTGAAGCTACAAAACAAATAGTTAAAGTTTCTATGGAATCTAAACCTATGACACTTGAAGAAGCAATACTTCAAATGGAAACTTTAGGAAAAGATTTCTACATCTTCAACAACGAAGAAACTCAAGAAATGAATGTTGTTTATAAGAAAAGAGATGGAAACTACGCTCATGTAGAACCAGCTGAAGAATAA
- a CDS encoding 2-hydroxyacid dehydrogenase: protein MIIKLLEPLVVKKEVIENLSSEIKKLGHEFVYYNTKTTDVEELKERAKDADILMIANNPLPNEVIEVAKNLKMISVAFTGFDHIGTLAKERGIVVCNAAGYANNAVAELVIGLTLDLMRNINKCNSVIRKGGTIAGLIGGEIKGKTVGIVGTGRIGTMTANLFKCMGANLIGYDITENPKAIELGLKYVDIDTLMKTSDIISLHLPLNDSTRGFISKEKLSLMKETGILINCARGAVVDNNALAQILNEEKIAGAGIDVFDMEPPIPSDYPLLNAKNTILTPHVAFASHESMIIRAEIAFDNVNKYLAGTPINVVKL, encoded by the coding sequence ATGATAATAAAATTATTAGAACCATTAGTAGTAAAAAAAGAAGTTATTGAAAATCTTAGTAGTGAAATAAAAAAATTGGGGCATGAATTTGTTTACTATAATACAAAAACTACTGATGTTGAGGAATTAAAAGAAAGAGCAAAAGACGCTGACATTCTTATGATTGCAAATAATCCTTTACCTAACGAAGTTATAGAAGTGGCAAAAAATTTAAAAATGATATCTGTGGCTTTTACAGGATTTGACCATATTGGAACTCTTGCAAAAGAAAGAGGGATTGTTGTTTGTAATGCTGCTGGATATGCTAATAATGCCGTGGCTGAACTTGTAATTGGACTTACTTTAGACCTTATGAGAAATATTAATAAATGTAACTCTGTTATAAGAAAAGGTGGTACTATTGCTGGACTTATCGGTGGGGAAATAAAAGGAAAAACTGTTGGTATAGTTGGTACTGGAAGAATCGGTACTATGACAGCTAATCTTTTTAAATGTATGGGAGCTAATCTTATCGGTTATGATATTACAGAAAATCCAAAAGCTATTGAATTGGGATTAAAATATGTAGATATTGATACTTTAATGAAAACTTCTGATATAATCTCTCTACATCTTCCATTAAATGATTCTACAAGAGGATTTATCTCTAAAGAAAAATTATCTCTTATGAAAGAAACAGGAATTTTAATCAACTGTGCTAGAGGAGCTGTTGTTGATAATAATGCTTTAGCCCAAATTTTAAATGAAGAAAAAATCGCTGGAGCTGGTATAGATGTATTTGATATGGAACCACCTATCCCAAGTGATTATCCATTACTAAATGCTAAAAATACAATCCTTACTCCTCACGTTGCTTTTGCATCTCACGAATCTATGATTATAAGAGCTGAAATTGCTTTTGACAATGTTAATAAATATTTAGCTGGGACTCCAATAAATGTAGTAAAATTATAA
- a CDS encoding RidA family protein, with the protein MIKRFNVGKRLSEAVIHNGVAYLCGQCCFEENEGKKDVQTQTKEALANIERVLKDIGSDKSKILMATIYLKDISYFDEMNEVWDNWVEAGHAPARACVEAALAEKELLVEIVVTAAVE; encoded by the coding sequence ATGATAAAAAGATTTAATGTTGGAAAAAGACTTAGTGAGGCTGTAATTCATAATGGTGTAGCTTATCTTTGTGGACAATGTTGTTTTGAAGAGAATGAAGGAAAAAAAGATGTTCAAACTCAAACTAAAGAAGCTTTAGCTAATATAGAAAGAGTTCTAAAAGATATTGGTAGTGATAAATCAAAAATACTTATGGCGACAATATATTTAAAAGATATAAGTTATTTTGATGAAATGAATGAAGTTTGGGATAATTGGGTCGAAGCTGGACACGCTCCTGCAAGAGCTTGTGTAGAAGCAGCTTTAGCAGAAAAAGAACTTCTTGTTGAAATAGTAGTAACTGCAGCAGTAGAATAA
- the hcp gene encoding hydroxylamine reductase produces the protein MENKMFCWQCQETLNCKGCSVAGVCGKTANVAYLQDLLVYITKGICEITTRLREEGEVISSEINKVVLDNLFTTITNVNFSEGNIEDRIEQSLEIKRDLYGRLKNKEMLSEASEFSIERKDYLTRDERISILNEKNVDLRSLKEMVIYGLKGLSAYVTHGNVLNEYNEEIDIFLQRALAKTLDKNLTVEDALGLVMETGKYGVFGMELLDRANTKNYGNPEITKVNIGVGKNPGILISGHDLKDLEMLLEQTQGTGVDVYTHSEMLPAHYYPKFKKYKNFVGNYGNAWWKQQDEFESFNGPIVMTTNCIVTPKQSYKDRIYTTGLVSFDGCKHIEGEEKDFSQVIEQAKKCLPPKEIETGEIIGGFAHEQVFALKDKIVEAVKSGAIKKFVVMGGCDGRSTKRDYYTEFAKNLPKDTVILTAGCAKYRYNKLNLGDIGGIPRVLDAGQCNDSYSLALIALKLKEIFELNDINDLPIIYNISWYEQKAVIVLLALLYLGVKNIKLGPTLPGFLSENVAKVLVEQFGISGISTVEEDMEKFFG, from the coding sequence ATGGAAAATAAAATGTTTTGTTGGCAATGCCAAGAGACTTTAAATTGTAAAGGATGTAGTGTGGCTGGAGTTTGTGGAAAAACAGCAAATGTTGCCTACCTACAAGATTTATTAGTATATATAACAAAAGGAATTTGTGAGATCACTACAAGATTAAGAGAAGAGGGAGAGGTTATATCTTCTGAAATAAATAAAGTTGTTTTGGATAATCTTTTCACTACAATTACAAATGTAAACTTTTCAGAGGGAAATATAGAGGATAGAATAGAGCAATCTTTAGAAATCAAGAGAGATCTATATGGAAGATTAAAAAATAAAGAGATGTTATCTGAGGCTAGTGAATTTTCTATTGAGAGAAAAGATTATTTAACAAGAGATGAGAGAATAAGTATTTTAAATGAAAAAAATGTAGATTTAAGAAGTTTAAAAGAGATGGTAATCTATGGATTGAAGGGGTTATCAGCTTATGTAACTCACGGAAATGTTTTAAATGAATATAATGAAGAGATAGATATATTTTTACAAAGAGCTTTAGCAAAAACTTTAGATAAAAATTTAACTGTTGAAGATGCTTTAGGATTAGTAATGGAAACAGGAAAGTATGGAGTTTTTGGAATGGAACTTTTAGATAGAGCTAATACTAAAAATTATGGAAATCCAGAGATCACAAAAGTTAATATAGGGGTTGGAAAAAATCCGGGAATATTAATATCAGGACATGATTTAAAAGATTTAGAAATGTTACTAGAACAAACTCAAGGAACTGGTGTAGATGTATATACTCACTCTGAAATGTTACCAGCTCACTATTATCCAAAATTTAAAAAGTATAAAAACTTTGTAGGAAACTATGGAAATGCTTGGTGGAAACAACAAGATGAATTTGAAAGTTTCAATGGTCCAATAGTGATGACAACTAACTGTATAGTTACTCCAAAACAGAGCTATAAAGATAGAATTTATACAACAGGTTTAGTTTCTTTTGATGGTTGCAAACATATAGAAGGGGAAGAAAAGGATTTTTCTCAAGTGATAGAACAAGCTAAAAAATGTCTACCACCAAAGGAGATAGAAACAGGGGAAATTATAGGGGGATTTGCTCACGAACAAGTATTTGCATTAAAAGATAAGATAGTAGAGGCTGTAAAAAGTGGAGCTATTAAGAAATTTGTGGTAATGGGTGGCTGTGATGGAAGAAGTACAAAGAGAGATTATTATACAGAATTTGCAAAAAATCTTCCTAAAGATACAGTTATCTTAACTGCTGGTTGTGCAAAATATAGATATAATAAATTAAATCTAGGAGATATTGGAGGAATACCAAGAGTTTTAGATGCTGGACAATGTAATGACTCATACTCTTTAGCTTTAATCGCCTTAAAATTAAAAGAAATTTTTGAATTAAATGATATTAATGATCTGCCAATAATTTATAATATTTCTTGGTATGAACAAAAGGCTGTAATAGTTTTATTAGCACTTTTATACTTAGGAGTAAAAAATATTAAATTAGGTCCAACATTACCTGGATTTTTATCAGAAAATGTTGCTAAGGTATTGGTTGAGCAATTTGGAATAAGTGGAATTTCAACAGTTGAAGAAGATATGGAAAAATTCTTTGGATAA
- a CDS encoding Crp/Fnr family transcriptional regulator, which produces MLKFFNFSEENFDKNNLIFQAGNPITKIGIIISGELNVIKEDFWGNRNILEKFKSGEIFGEVFALSKRSTPNLSVEASQNCKILFLDLKDFLINNPKNPFEIYKFLNNVFQISLKKNILLTQKIEHITKKSLKEKIISFLSAEALKNKSNSFDIKFDRQELADYLSVDRSALSRELSTLKKQKILDYNKNHFTLFK; this is translated from the coding sequence ATATTAAAATTTTTTAATTTTTCAGAGGAAAATTTTGATAAAAATAATCTAATTTTTCAAGCTGGAAATCCTATCACTAAGATTGGAATTATTATTTCTGGAGAACTAAATGTTATAAAAGAAGACTTTTGGGGAAATAGAAATATTTTGGAAAAATTTAAATCTGGAGAAATTTTTGGTGAAGTTTTTGCTCTTTCAAAAAGAAGTACTCCAAATCTAAGTGTTGAGGCCTCACAAAACTGTAAAATTTTATTTTTAGATTTAAAAGATTTTTTAATCAATAATCCAAAAAATCCTTTTGAAATCTATAAATTTTTAAATAATGTTTTTCAAATTTCTCTGAAAAAAAATATTCTACTAACTCAAAAAATAGAACACATCACTAAAAAATCTCTAAAGGAAAAAATTATTTCCTTTCTATCTGCTGAGGCTTTAAAAAATAAAAGTAACTCTTTTGATATTAAATTTGATAGACAAGAATTAGCTGATTATCTATCTGTTGATAGAAGTGCTTTATCCAGAGAGCTTAGCACTTTAAAAAAACAAAAAATACTGGACTATAATAAAAATCATTTCACACTTTTTAAATAA
- a CDS encoding ATP-binding protein, with translation MIRKVIKIDENKCDGCGACVKACHEGAIGLVNGKAKLLRDDYCDGLGDCLPSCHTNAISFEERKALPYDEEAVKLNMAQKKKSDCSFGSYPENQIKVIKSHFGCPGSNLKTIKVSSNEKENFEENIIQSKLQQWPVQIKLVPINAPYFDGANLLIAADCTAFAYGNFHNEFIKNRITLIGCPKLDSGDYEEKLTEIIKNNNIKSLTVVRMEVPCCGGIERASVNALKNSGKFIPWQVVTISIDGKKFDI, from the coding sequence ATGATAAGAAAGGTTATAAAAATAGATGAAAATAAGTGTGATGGTTGTGGTGCTTGTGTAAAAGCTTGCCACGAGGGAGCTATTGGACTTGTAAATGGAAAGGCTAAACTTTTAAGAGATGATTATTGTGATGGACTTGGAGATTGTCTACCTTCTTGTCATACTAACGCCATCTCTTTTGAAGAAAGAAAGGCTCTTCCTTATGATGAAGAGGCTGTAAAATTAAATATGGCTCAAAAAAAGAAATCTGATTGTTCTTTTGGTAGTTATCCGGAAAATCAAATAAAAGTTATTAAATCTCATTTTGGTTGCCCTGGATCAAATTTAAAAACAATAAAAGTTTCTTCAAATGAAAAAGAAAATTTTGAAGAGAATATTATACAAAGTAAACTGCAACAATGGCCTGTACAGATAAAACTTGTACCTATAAATGCTCCTTATTTTGATGGAGCTAATCTTTTAATTGCTGCTGATTGCACGGCTTTTGCCTACGGTAATTTCCATAATGAATTTATAAAAAATAGAATAACTCTTATAGGTTGTCCTAAGTTAGACTCTGGAGATTATGAGGAAAAATTAACAGAAATTATTAAAAATAATAATATAAAATCTTTAACAGTTGTAAGAATGGAAGTTCCTTGTTGTGGTGGAATCGAAAGAGCTTCTGTAAATGCTTTAAAAAATAGTGGTAAATTTATCCCTTGGCAAGTTGTTACTATCTCTATTGATGGTAAAAAATTTGATATATGA
- the thiE gene encoding thiamine phosphate synthase, whose protein sequence is MRNKIIIPEGLYGITGENFANGKTNLECVEAMIKGGIKIIQYREKKKSLGQKLEEARVLREVCRKNGVLFIVNDNIDIALLVDADGVHVGQDDLPPSEVRKLIGDDKIIGLSTHSPEQGKKAFENPDVDYLGVGPIFPTTTKDTAPVGLEYLDFAVKNLDIPFVAIGGIKEHNIDKIIGHGAKRICLVSDIVGAPNIEEKVKFLRSKLEK, encoded by the coding sequence TTGAGAAATAAAATAATAATTCCAGAAGGGTTATATGGTATAACTGGAGAAAATTTTGCCAATGGAAAAACTAATCTTGAATGTGTAGAGGCAATGATTAAAGGTGGAATAAAAATAATTCAATACAGAGAGAAGAAAAAATCTCTTGGACAAAAATTAGAAGAAGCAAGAGTTTTAAGAGAAGTTTGCAGAAAAAATGGTGTTTTGTTTATAGTAAATGATAATATAGATATTGCTCTTTTAGTTGATGCTGACGGGGTACATGTTGGACAAGATGATTTACCACCTAGTGAAGTGAGAAAACTTATTGGTGATGATAAAATAATTGGACTTTCTACTCACTCACCTGAACAAGGGAAAAAAGCTTTTGAAAATCCTGATGTAGATTATTTGGGAGTTGGACCAATATTTCCAACAACTACAAAGGATACAGCTCCAGTTGGTTTAGAATATTTAGATTTTGCTGTTAAAAACTTAGATATTCCGTTTGTTGCTATTGGTGGAATAAAAGAACATAATATTGATAAAATCATAGGTCATGGAGCAAAAAGAATATGTCTTGTAAGTGATATAGTAGGAGCTCCAAATATAGAAGAAAAAGTAAAATTTTTAAGAAGTAAATTAGAGAAATAA
- the thiF gene encoding sulfur carrier protein ThiS adenylyltransferase ThiF: MIIGIAGCGGIGSNVAYHLVRAGVKNFKFGDFDKIEESNLNRQFFFKEQVGLYKSETLAKNLLLINPSIQIENEIIKFERDNIKEFFKDCDIVVEAFDKKEYKSLLVEELLPLGKKIVSASGIGGFETKNIKIRKFGKNLTVVGDFETDTDIYKTYSHKVGAVACMMAEKVLEIGGYFEK; this comes from the coding sequence ATGATAATAGGAATTGCTGGTTGTGGAGGAATAGGCTCAAATGTAGCTTATCATCTTGTTCGTGCTGGTGTAAAAAATTTTAAGTTTGGAGATTTTGATAAAATAGAGGAGAGCAATCTAAATAGACAATTCTTTTTTAAAGAACAAGTGGGTCTTTATAAAAGTGAAACTTTAGCCAAAAATCTTCTTTTGATAAATCCAAGTATTCAAATTGAAAATGAAATAATAAAATTTGAAAGGGATAATATCAAAGAATTTTTTAAAGATTGTGATATAGTGGTTGAAGCATTTGATAAAAAAGAGTATAAATCTCTTTTAGTTGAGGAGCTTTTGCCATTAGGAAAAAAAATAGTTTCAGCTTCAGGGATAGGAGGCTTTGAAACTAAAAATATAAAAATAAGAAAATTTGGAAAAAATCTTACAGTAGTTGGAGATTTTGAAACTGATACAGATATTTATAAAACTTATTCACATAAGGTAGGAGCTGTTGCTTGTATGATGGCTGAAAAAGTTTTGGAGATTGGAGGATATTTTGAGAAATAA
- the thiH gene encoding 2-iminoacetate synthase ThiH, producing the protein MGFYSVVEQWKDFDYENYFARVTDEDVLDSIYKENLTEYDLLNLLSPKAKNHLERMAQRAAELKTQHFGNIISLYMPIYISNFCTNNCTYCGFSKKNHIVRKHQTLEQIEAEAIEIAKTGVEHILMLTGEAHGLVTLDYLKDAVKVLKKHFNSVSIEVMPLEEWEYKELADIGVDGLTVYQETYNEEIYDKVHLSGKKKDYHFRLNTPERGAKAGIRTIGIGPLFGLSDIRQEAFMAGLHLKYLTDKYLNSSFAISLPRINPAEGGFQPDHPLDDVTFVQFMTAYRIFEVKADINISTREVADFRDHLMHMGITKMSVGSKTDVGGYTDNDPSTCQFEISDDRSAEETIQAIRDNGYQPVFKDWEQLV; encoded by the coding sequence ATGGGATTTTATTCAGTTGTAGAGCAATGGAAAGATTTTGATTATGAAAATTATTTTGCAAGAGTAACAGATGAAGATGTACTTGATAGTATCTATAAAGAAAATTTAACAGAATATGATCTATTAAATCTTTTATCACCAAAAGCAAAAAATCATTTAGAAAGAATGGCACAAAGAGCAGCTGAACTTAAAACTCAACATTTTGGAAATATAATCTCTCTTTATATGCCAATATATATTTCAAACTTCTGTACAAATAACTGTACTTACTGTGGATTTTCAAAGAAAAACCACATAGTTAGAAAACACCAAACTCTTGAACAAATAGAAGCTGAAGCAATAGAAATTGCAAAAACAGGTGTAGAACATATTCTTATGCTTACAGGAGAAGCTCACGGTCTTGTAACTTTAGATTATTTAAAAGATGCAGTAAAAGTATTGAAAAAACATTTTAACTCTGTTTCAATAGAAGTTATGCCATTAGAAGAATGGGAGTATAAAGAACTTGCTGATATAGGAGTAGATGGTTTAACAGTTTATCAAGAAACTTATAACGAAGAAATTTATGATAAAGTTCACTTATCAGGAAAGAAAAAAGATTATCACTTCCGTCTAAACACTCCAGAGAGAGGAGCAAAAGCTGGAATAAGAACAATAGGAATTGGACCATTATTTGGTTTAAGTGATATAAGACAAGAGGCTTTTATGGCTGGACTTCACTTAAAATATTTAACAGATAAATATTTAAACTCATCTTTTGCAATATCACTTCCAAGAATAAATCCAGCAGAGGGAGGATTCCAACCAGATCATCCACTAGATGATGTAACTTTTGTACAATTTATGACAGCTTATAGAATTTTTGAAGTTAAAGCTGATATAAATATTTCTACAAGAGAAGTGGCTGATTTTAGAGATCACTTAATGCATATGGGAATTACAAAAATGTCTGTTGGTTCAAAAACAGATGTTGGAGGATATACAGACAACGATCCATCTACTTGTCAATTTGAGATAAGTGATGATAGAAGTGCTGAAGAAACAATTCAAGCTATAAGAGATAATGGTTACCAACCTGTTTTCAAAGACTGGGAGCAATTAGTATGA
- a CDS encoding thiazole synthase — translation MDKLVLKGHEFESRLLTGTGKFSDKNLIAPMLEASGSNIITMALRRVNFANPKENVLNYIPKGITLLPNTSGARNAEEAIKIARIAREAGCGDFIKIEIINDMKYLMPDNEETIKATKVLADEGFIVLPYMTPDLIAAKRLEEAGAAAVMPLGAPIGSNKGLLTKPLIEMINENKRVPVIVDAGIGAPSQAAEAMEMGVDAVLVNTAISTAEDPVKMGEAFAMAVKAGRMAYLAKLAKTSKYANASSPLTDFLFRGDK, via the coding sequence ATGGATAAATTAGTATTAAAAGGACATGAATTTGAAAGCAGATTACTTACAGGAACAGGAAAATTTTCTGATAAAAATCTAATAGCTCCAATGTTAGAAGCTAGTGGGTCAAATATAATAACAATGGCTCTTAGAAGAGTTAACTTTGCAAACCCAAAAGAAAATGTTTTAAACTATATACCAAAAGGAATAACTTTACTTCCTAATACTTCTGGAGCAAGAAACGCTGAAGAAGCTATTAAAATAGCAAGAATTGCAAGAGAAGCTGGTTGTGGAGATTTTATAAAAATAGAAATAATAAACGATATGAAATATTTAATGCCAGATAATGAAGAAACTATAAAAGCTACAAAAGTTTTAGCAGATGAAGGATTTATAGTACTTCCATATATGACTCCAGATTTAATTGCTGCAAAAAGATTAGAAGAAGCTGGAGCTGCAGCAGTAATGCCACTTGGGGCACCAATCGGATCAAATAAAGGATTACTTACAAAACCTTTAATAGAAATGATAAATGAAAATAAAAGAGTTCCAGTAATAGTTGACGCAGGAATTGGAGCACCATCTCAAGCTGCTGAAGCTATGGAAATGGGAGTTGACGCAGTACTTGTTAACACAGCAATATCAACAGCAGAAGATCCAGTAAAAATGGGAGAAGCATTTGCTATGGCAGTAAAAGCTGGAAGAATGGCGTACTTAGCAAAACTTGCTAAAACTTCAAAATATGCTAACGCTTCATCTCCACTTACAGACTTCTTATTCAGAGGTGACAAATAA
- the thiS gene encoding sulfur carrier protein ThiS — MQIVLNGVSENIEKEMLISEFIEKLSSEKNINLSGAVVLLNDELIKRDNWKDVSIKENDEIEVLTFVSGG, encoded by the coding sequence ATGCAAATAGTTTTAAATGGAGTTTCTGAAAATATCGAAAAAGAGATGTTAATAAGCGAATTTATTGAAAAACTTTCTTCTGAAAAAAATATTAATCTTTCTGGAGCTGTTGTTTTATTAAATGATGAGCTTATAAAAAGGGATAATTGGAAAGATGTAAGCATCAAAGAAAATGATGAGATAGAAGTTCTAACTTTTGTTTCTGGTGGATAA
- a CDS encoding OmpP1/FadL family transporter — protein MKKTLMLMALLASVNAYGGSIDYLAQQDAEYFAHPSMIGKIGTSGAFYSPAGTVFMEDGTYFKVNAQTIFKDYTMNTHKSKLSDGQNGVHNSDFASPMVPSFQFVKKDGDRSYFAHAGIAAGGGTVKYDNGISAFEVIGEEIEKGLPVMGLTGAKVNYLGGTTVEGSSFYYNINFGMAQKLNEKFSVAGGIRLIYATRALEGTGNFEIDTNGKLPVKVPVNITLDAEREAYGVGGVIGFNYKPTDRLNIGFKYESEIELDFDAKNGKNGLKTSTSKELANHEQLETTINGAIAGIDGALRQEAVIKEWLVDGNRNLPAMMALGISYDMTDRLTLLASGNYYFIEQANEDHAYDNYTNGYEASIGFDYKLNEKYTLMAGYQYTNTGANEGTYKDTDYALDAHMYCVGVTYSPNETRKYTLSYGFVDYENGTANAEKGSTTFEKTVHTIGMSAEFKL, from the coding sequence ATGAAAAAAACGCTTATGTTAATGGCTCTTTTAGCCTCAGTAAACGCTTATGGAGGAAGTATTGACTATCTTGCACAACAAGACGCCGAATATTTTGCTCACCCATCAATGATAGGAAAAATCGGAACATCTGGAGCTTTTTATAGCCCAGCAGGAACAGTATTTATGGAAGATGGAACTTATTTCAAAGTAAATGCTCAAACAATTTTTAAAGATTATACAATGAATACACATAAAAGCAAATTATCTGATGGACAAAATGGAGTTCATAATAGTGATTTTGCATCTCCAATGGTTCCAAGTTTTCAATTTGTAAAAAAAGATGGAGATAGAAGTTATTTTGCTCACGCAGGAATAGCTGCTGGTGGTGGAACTGTAAAATATGATAATGGAATTTCAGCTTTTGAAGTTATAGGAGAAGAAATTGAAAAAGGATTACCTGTGATGGGATTGACAGGTGCAAAAGTAAATTATTTAGGTGGAACTACTGTTGAAGGGTCATCTTTTTATTATAATATTAATTTTGGTATGGCACAAAAATTAAATGAAAAATTTTCAGTAGCTGGAGGAATTAGATTAATATACGCTACAAGAGCTCTTGAAGGAACAGGAAATTTTGAGATAGATACTAATGGAAAACTTCCTGTTAAAGTACCAGTAAATATTACTTTAGATGCTGAGAGAGAAGCTTATGGAGTAGGTGGAGTAATAGGATTTAACTATAAACCAACTGATAGATTAAATATCGGTTTTAAATATGAATCTGAAATAGAATTAGATTTTGATGCTAAAAATGGTAAAAATGGATTAAAAACTTCTACGTCTAAAGAGTTAGCAAATCATGAGCAACTTGAAACAACTATAAATGGAGCAATTGCTGGAATAGACGGAGCTTTAAGACAAGAGGCTGTAATTAAAGAGTGGTTAGTAGATGGAAATAGAAATCTTCCAGCAATGATGGCATTAGGAATTTCTTATGATATGACTGATAGATTAACACTTCTTGCAAGTGGAAACTATTATTTTATAGAGCAAGCTAATGAAGACCACGCTTATGATAACTATACAAATGGTTACGAAGCATCAATTGGTTTTGATTATAAACTAAATGAAAAATATACTTTAATGGCAGGATATCAATACACTAATACTGGAGCAAATGAAGGAACTTACAAAGATACTGACTATGCTTTAGATGCTCATATGTATTGTGTTGGAGTAACATATTCACCTAATGAAACAAGAAAATATACTCTATCTTATGGATTTGTTGATTATGAAAATGGAACTGCTAATGCAGAGAAAGGAAGTACAACTTTTGAAAAAACAGTTCATACAATAGGAATGTCAGCAGAGTTTAAATTATAA